One Gossypium hirsutum isolate 1008001.06 chromosome A11, Gossypium_hirsutum_v2.1, whole genome shotgun sequence genomic window carries:
- the LOC121209344 gene encoding heparan-alpha-glucosaminide N-acetyltransferase isoform X1, whose product MAEIKVDPVDNHTMVIPETEISAQKPRRTLRVASLDIFRGLTVALMILVDDAGGEWPMIGHAPWHSCNLADFVMPFFLFIVGMAIPLALKRIPSKGKAVKKVVFRTLKLLFWGLLLQGGFSHAPDKLTYGVDMQMIRFCGILQRIAFAYLVVALAEIFLKDAQSNDIAAGYCSVFRLYCWHWLLGACILILYLAMLYGTYVPDWQFAVHDKESADYGRVFTVDCNVRGKLNPPCNAVGYIDREILGINHMYLKPAWRRAKACTVNSPYEGPFINDAPSWCHAPFEPEGILSSISAVLSTIIGVHFGHVLVHLKGHSERLKQWIMMGFALLILGIILHFTNAIPLNKQLYTFSYVCVTSGAAALVFSAIYILVDIWGLKYMFVPLKWIGMNAMLVYVMAAEGIFAGFINGWYYEDPHNTLVYWIEKHIFIGVWNSRRVGILLYVLFAEIIFWAIIAGILHRFGIYWKL is encoded by the exons ATGGCTGAAATCAAGGTAGACCCTGTTGACAACCATACTATGGTCATCCCCGAGACTGAAATCTCAGCTCAAAAGCCTCGTAGAACTCTGCGAGTTGCCTCACTGGACATTTTCAGAGGCCTTACTGTAGCG CTGATGATTCTAGTAGATGATGCTGGAGGAGAGTGGCCTATGATTGGCCATGCACCATGGCATAGCTGCAACCTTGCTGATTTTGTTATGCCCTTCTTTCTTTTCATTGTTGGCATGGCCATTCCTCTTGCTCTTAAG AGAATACCAAGTAAAGGCAAAGCTGTCAAGAAGGTGGTTTTCAGAACTCTAAAGCTCCTCTTTTGGGGTCTGTTATTACAAg GAGGGTTTTCGCATGCTCCTGACAAGCTAACATACGGTGTTGATATGCAAATGATAAGGTTTTGTGGCATTTTGCAG AGAATTGCTTTTGCATATTTGGTAGTGGCACTTGCTGAGATTTTTCTGAAAGATGCACAATCCAATGATATTGCAGCTGGCTATTGCTCTGTGTTTAGGTTATATTGTTGGCATTG GCTGTTAGGTGCATGCATACTTATACTGTACTTGGCCATGCTTTACGGGACATATGTTCCAGACTGGCAGTTCGCTGTCCATGATAAGGAGAGTGCTGATTATGGGAGGGTTTTCACA GTAGACTGCAATGTGAGAGGAAAACTCAATCCTCCTTGCAATGCAGTGGGATATATTGACAGGGAAATTTTGGGGATCAATCACATGTACCTAAAACCTGCATGGAGAAGAGCTAAG GCTTGCACCGTGAATTCCCCTTACGAGGGGCCATTCATAAATGATGCTCCATCATGGTGTCATGCACCTTTTGAACCTGAAGGAATTCTAAG TTCAATATCTGCTGTGCTGTCTACAATCATTGGAGTTCATTTTGGACATGTGCTTGTACATTTGAAG GGTCATTCCGAAAGACTGAAGCAATGGATCATGATGGGATTTGCTCTCCTCATTCTAGGAATTATTCTGCATTTTACTAATG CAATTCCTTTGAATAAACAGCTATATACATTTAGCTATGTTTGTGTTACATCTGGAGCAGCAGCACTTGTTTTCTCAGCCATATATATTCTG GTTGATATATGGGGTTTGAAGTACATGTTTGTGCCATTAAAATGGATTGGCATGAATGCAATGCTGGTTTATGTGATGGCAGCTGAAGGGATTTTTGCAGGCTTCATAAATGGATGGTATTATGAGGATCCACATAATACATTG GTTTATTGGATTGAAAAGCACATATTCATAGGGGTTTGGAATTCAAGAAGGGTAGGGATCCTATTATATGTTCTATTTGCAGAGATCATCTTCTGGGCTATCATTGCTGGCATTTTGCATCGATTTGGAATTTATTGGAAGCTTTGA
- the LOC121209344 gene encoding heparan-alpha-glucosaminide N-acetyltransferase isoform X2, which produces MAEIKVDPVDNHTMVIPETEISAQKPRRTLRVASLDIFRGLTVALMILVDDAGGEWPMIGHAPWHSCNLADFVMPFFLFIVGMAIPLALKRIPSKGKAVKKVVFRTLKLLFWGLLLQGGFSHAPDKLTYGVDMQMIRFCGILQRIAFAYLVVALAEIFLKDAQSNDIAAGYCSVFRLYCWHWLLGACILILYLAMLYGTYVPDWQFAVHDKESADYGRVFTVDCNVRGKLNPPCNAVGYIDREILGINHMYLKPAWRRAKACTVNSPYEGPFINDAPSWCHAPFEPEGILSSISAVLSTIIGVHFGHVLVHLKLYTFSYVCVTSGAAALVFSAIYILVDIWGLKYMFVPLKWIGMNAMLVYVMAAEGIFAGFINGWYYEDPHNTLVYWIEKHIFIGVWNSRRVGILLYVLFAEIIFWAIIAGILHRFGIYWKL; this is translated from the exons ATGGCTGAAATCAAGGTAGACCCTGTTGACAACCATACTATGGTCATCCCCGAGACTGAAATCTCAGCTCAAAAGCCTCGTAGAACTCTGCGAGTTGCCTCACTGGACATTTTCAGAGGCCTTACTGTAGCG CTGATGATTCTAGTAGATGATGCTGGAGGAGAGTGGCCTATGATTGGCCATGCACCATGGCATAGCTGCAACCTTGCTGATTTTGTTATGCCCTTCTTTCTTTTCATTGTTGGCATGGCCATTCCTCTTGCTCTTAAG AGAATACCAAGTAAAGGCAAAGCTGTCAAGAAGGTGGTTTTCAGAACTCTAAAGCTCCTCTTTTGGGGTCTGTTATTACAAg GAGGGTTTTCGCATGCTCCTGACAAGCTAACATACGGTGTTGATATGCAAATGATAAGGTTTTGTGGCATTTTGCAG AGAATTGCTTTTGCATATTTGGTAGTGGCACTTGCTGAGATTTTTCTGAAAGATGCACAATCCAATGATATTGCAGCTGGCTATTGCTCTGTGTTTAGGTTATATTGTTGGCATTG GCTGTTAGGTGCATGCATACTTATACTGTACTTGGCCATGCTTTACGGGACATATGTTCCAGACTGGCAGTTCGCTGTCCATGATAAGGAGAGTGCTGATTATGGGAGGGTTTTCACA GTAGACTGCAATGTGAGAGGAAAACTCAATCCTCCTTGCAATGCAGTGGGATATATTGACAGGGAAATTTTGGGGATCAATCACATGTACCTAAAACCTGCATGGAGAAGAGCTAAG GCTTGCACCGTGAATTCCCCTTACGAGGGGCCATTCATAAATGATGCTCCATCATGGTGTCATGCACCTTTTGAACCTGAAGGAATTCTAAG TTCAATATCTGCTGTGCTGTCTACAATCATTGGAGTTCATTTTGGACATGTGCTTGTACATTTGAAG CTATATACATTTAGCTATGTTTGTGTTACATCTGGAGCAGCAGCACTTGTTTTCTCAGCCATATATATTCTG GTTGATATATGGGGTTTGAAGTACATGTTTGTGCCATTAAAATGGATTGGCATGAATGCAATGCTGGTTTATGTGATGGCAGCTGAAGGGATTTTTGCAGGCTTCATAAATGGATGGTATTATGAGGATCCACATAATACATTG GTTTATTGGATTGAAAAGCACATATTCATAGGGGTTTGGAATTCAAGAAGGGTAGGGATCCTATTATATGTTCTATTTGCAGAGATCATCTTCTGGGCTATCATTGCTGGCATTTTGCATCGATTTGGAATTTATTGGAAGCTTTGA
- the LOC107927290 gene encoding translationally-controlled tumor protein homolog, which produces MLVYQDLLTGDELLSDSFPYKEIENGMLWEVEGKWVVQGAVNVDIGANPSAEGADDDEGVDDQAVKVVDIVDTFRLQEQPAFDKKQFVTFMKRYIKNLTPKLEPEKQESFKKNIEGATKFLMSKLKDLQFFVGESMHDDGSLVFAYYKDGATDPTFLYFAYGLKEIKC; this is translated from the exons ATGTTGGTTTATCAGGATCTTCTCACAG GTGATGAGCTCCTCTCGGACTCTTTCCCATACAAAGAAATCGAGAATGGAATGCTATGGGAAGTCGAGGGAAAG tgGGTTGTTCAAGGAGCTGTCAATGTAGATATTGGGGCGAACCCTTCTGCAGAAGGTGCTGATGATGATGAAGGTGTTGACGATCAAGCCGTCAAGGTTGTGGACATCGTCGACACTTTCAGACTTCAG GAGCAACCTGCTTTTGACAAGAAGCAGTTTGTGACCTTCATGAAGAGGTACATCAAGAACTTGACACCCAAATTAGAGCCTGAAAAGCAAGAGTCTTTCAAGAAGAACATCGAGGGGGCTACTAAATTTTTGATGTCGAAGCTTAAAGATCTCCAATT TTTTGTGGGTGAGAGCATGCATGATGATGGTAGCCTAGTGTTTGCATACTACAAGGACGGTGCCACCGATCCAACCTTCCTCTACTTTGCCTATGGCTTGAAGGAAATCAAGTGCTAA